Proteins from a single region of Polyangia bacterium:
- the rpsG gene encoding 30S ribosomal protein S7, translating to MPRKGEVPKRKPLPDPKFTDQPTDTRRRVTKFVNTVMESGKKAIAERIVYRAFDIMAEKAKEDPVKVWDRALGNVQPKVEVKSRRVGGATYQVPVDVRPDRAMALGMRWIIKAARERSDGRTMQEKLASELLDASSNKGNSVKKREDTHKMAEANKAFAHYRW from the coding sequence ATGCCACGCAAAGGTGAAGTCCCGAAGCGCAAGCCGCTTCCCGATCCCAAGTTCACTGACCAGCCCACGGACACGCGCCGCCGGGTGACCAAGTTCGTGAACACCGTCATGGAGTCCGGCAAGAAGGCCATCGCCGAGCGCATCGTCTATCGCGCGTTCGACATCATGGCCGAAAAAGCCAAAGAGGATCCAGTCAAGGTCTGGGACCGCGCTCTCGGCAACGTTCAACCCAAGGTCGAGGTCAAATCTCGCCGGGTGGGCGGCGCCACCTACCAGGTTCCGGTTGATGTTCGTCCCGATCGGGCGATGGCGCTGGGGATGCGGTGGATCATCAAAGCGGCGCGCGAGCGTTCGGATGGCCGCACCATGCAGGAGAAGCTGGCCTCCGAGCTTCTGGATGCGTCGTCGAACAAGGGCAACTCGGTCAAGAAGCGTGAAGACACGCACAAGATGGCCGAGGCCAACAAAGCCTTCGCCCACTATCGTTGGTAG